The following are encoded in a window of Bacteroidales bacterium genomic DNA:
- the aroA gene encoding 3-phosphoshikimate 1-carboxyvinyltransferase, with protein MNIKICPSKIRGSIKAPPSKSIMQRVIASALFAKGTTIIQNPSFCDDTETALNIAEKLGATIIRYKNKIIITGGFNPKQDIINCKESGLCLRMFIPIVALHNSQMTLTGEKSLLKRPVSMIKNPLKELGVECKTNNGLVPVTIKGPINGNKIIIDGSLSSQLLTGFLIALPNHKFDTEIIVKNLKSKPYIDLTIQVLNNFGIEIYNPDYQLFNIKGSQSFQAIEYIIEGDWSGAAFILSAAALSGEVEITGLNINSKQADRSIIDVLQKIGATVITKQSSVKVFKNKLNSFFYDATHCPDLFPVLVVLASFCNGMSVIKGINRLIYKESNRADVLKNEFEKMGVQIKIDGDNMIIKGGEIKNGIINSFNDHRIVMAAAVTGVAAKEEIIINDYNCVSKSYPEFFKDFISIGGNVV; from the coding sequence ATGAATATTAAAATCTGTCCATCAAAAATAAGAGGAAGTATTAAAGCACCCCCTTCAAAAAGTATTATGCAGCGTGTTATTGCATCGGCATTATTTGCCAAAGGAACAACTATTATTCAAAACCCGTCATTTTGTGATGATACTGAAACTGCCCTGAATATTGCAGAAAAACTTGGTGCAACAATTATTAGATATAAAAACAAAATAATAATAACTGGTGGATTTAATCCAAAACAGGATATTATTAATTGTAAAGAATCCGGTTTATGTTTGAGAATGTTTATACCAATTGTTGCTTTACATAATTCCCAAATGACTCTTACAGGAGAAAAATCTTTATTAAAAAGACCTGTTTCAATGATAAAAAATCCTTTAAAAGAACTTGGAGTTGAATGTAAAACCAATAATGGCTTAGTTCCTGTTACAATAAAAGGTCCGATAAATGGTAATAAAATAATTATAGATGGTTCGCTTAGTTCGCAATTACTTACAGGTTTTCTGATTGCTTTGCCAAATCATAAATTTGATACTGAAATTATTGTTAAAAACCTCAAAAGTAAACCATATATTGATTTAACTATACAGGTTTTAAATAATTTTGGAATTGAAATATATAATCCTGATTATCAATTATTTAATATAAAAGGTAGCCAAAGTTTTCAAGCCATAGAATATATTATTGAAGGAGACTGGAGTGGAGCAGCATTTATTTTATCGGCAGCAGCCTTGTCAGGTGAAGTTGAAATTACCGGTTTGAATATTAATTCAAAACAAGCAGACAGGTCAATTATTGATGTTCTGCAAAAAATCGGGGCAACAGTTATTACAAAACAATCATCTGTAAAAGTTTTTAAAAATAAACTAAATTCATTTTTTTATGATGCTACTCATTGTCCTGATCTTTTTCCTGTTTTAGTTGTTTTGGCTTCTTTTTGTAATGGCATGTCAGTAATAAAAGGAATAAACAGACTTATATATAAAGAAAGTAACAGGGCAGATGTATTAAAAAATGAATTTGAAAAAATGGGAGTTCAAATTAAAATTGATGGAGATAATATGATTATTAAGGGAGGAGAAATAAAAAACGGAATTATAAATTCTTTTAATGATCACAGAATTGTTATGGCTGCGGCTGTAACAGGTGTTGCTGCCAAAGAGGAAATTATTATTAATGATTACAATTGTGTTTCAAAATCTTATCCTGAATTTTTTAAGGATTTTATTTCAATTGGTGGGAATGTTGTTTAA
- a CDS encoding secondary thiamine-phosphate synthase enzyme YjbQ produces the protein MKSYKKELWFESNYRRELINITPEIQNCLEESGIQEGLLLCNAMHITASVFINDDEHGLHQDFEKWLEGLAPEKPYSQYKHNTFEDNADAHLKRTVMGREVVVAITDGKLDFGPWEQIFYGEFDGKRKKRVLVKIIGE, from the coding sequence ATGAAATCATACAAAAAAGAACTTTGGTTTGAAAGTAACTACAGGAGAGAATTAATTAATATTACTCCTGAAATTCAGAATTGCCTTGAGGAAAGCGGTATCCAAGAAGGCTTATTATTATGTAATGCAATGCATATTACAGCAAGTGTATTTATAAATGATGATGAACATGGATTACATCAGGATTTTGAAAAATGGCTTGAAGGTTTAGCTCCTGAAAAACCATATTCGCAATATAAACATAATACTTTTGAAGATAATGCCGATGCACACTTAAAGCGAACTGTTATGGGACGTGAAGTAGTAGTAGCAATTACTGATGGAAAATTAGATTTTGGACCTTGGGAACAAATTTTCTATGGCGAATTTGATGGAAAAAGAAAAAAAAGAGTATTAGTGAAAATTATTGGAGAATAA